From a region of the Agrobacterium tumefaciens genome:
- a CDS encoding zinc-binding dehydrogenase, protein MPIPKGHRPPTPCGSLAALIDAGTIKPVIDRVFPFDAVSEAFAYLEAGRAKGKVVVQLVEP, encoded by the coding sequence GTGCCTATTCCCAAGGGGCACCGGCCGCCCACTCCTTGCGGATCGCTCGCAGCCCTGATCGATGCCGGCACGATCAAGCCGGTTATCGATCGCGTCTTTCCCTTCGATGCGGTCTCCGAAGCCTTTGCCTATCTCGAAGCCGGCCGGGCCAAGGGCAAGGTGGTGGTCCAGCTTGTCGAGCCGTGA
- a CDS encoding LysR family transcriptional regulator yields MDKLSEIEAFVRVAERLNFAKAGQSLGLSPSAIGKSVARLESSLGVRLFNRTTRQVTLTDEGTMLFERYSAILTDLRDTHDAVKDNKAAPSGSLRVTLPTIGYRFLLPILPEFRRLYPDIDLEFDFNDRRVDLIEGGFDAAIRSGALDDSSLMMRRLGPFRFVVCGAPDYFARMGRPQQPGQLLHHDALRFRFPSSGRFQDWRLENGDNALAGMRVALTCGNMEAIRAAAIDGLGLGYMPEFLAKDAIRDGLLESVLNEYLAAPGHFSILWPATRFMTPRLRAFIDFASENMFRDT; encoded by the coding sequence ATGGATAAACTCAGCGAGATAGAAGCCTTCGTTCGCGTTGCCGAAAGGCTGAACTTTGCCAAGGCGGGGCAGAGCCTTGGCCTGTCGCCCTCGGCCATCGGCAAAAGCGTGGCACGGCTGGAATCCTCGCTTGGCGTACGGCTCTTCAACCGCACGACGCGGCAGGTCACGTTGACAGACGAAGGCACGATGCTGTTTGAGCGCTACAGCGCCATTCTCACCGACCTGCGCGACACCCACGATGCCGTCAAGGATAACAAGGCCGCCCCAAGCGGCAGCCTGCGCGTGACGCTGCCGACCATCGGCTATCGTTTCCTCCTGCCTATCCTGCCGGAGTTTCGTCGGCTTTATCCTGACATCGATCTGGAATTCGATTTCAACGACCGGCGCGTCGACCTGATCGAAGGCGGTTTCGATGCCGCCATTCGCAGCGGCGCACTCGACGATTCCAGTCTGATGATGCGACGCCTCGGACCGTTTCGTTTCGTCGTCTGCGGCGCGCCTGACTATTTTGCCCGCATGGGCAGACCGCAGCAGCCCGGCCAGTTGCTGCACCATGACGCTTTGCGCTTTCGTTTCCCCTCATCCGGCAGGTTCCAGGACTGGCGGCTTGAAAATGGCGACAATGCGCTGGCCGGCATGCGTGTTGCGTTGACCTGCGGTAACATGGAAGCGATACGCGCCGCTGCAATCGATGGCCTCGGCCTTGGTTACATGCCGGAGTTTCTGGCAAAGGACGCCATTCGCGACGGCTTGCTGGAAAGTGTGCTGAATGAATATCTCGCAGCACCCGGCCACTTTTCGATCCTGTGGCCGGCAACGCGGTTCATGACCCCGCGCCTGCGCGCCTTCATCGATTTCGCCTCCGAAAACATGTTCAGGGACACCTGA
- a CDS encoding amidohydrolase produces MVGPDGDFADVVAWRRDLHAHPELQFDVHRTAAFVAEKLAEFGCDEVVTGIGKTGVVGVIHGQEKSSGKVIGLRADMDALPIQEETGAAWASTVDGVMHACGHDGHTAMLLGAARELTRSRAFNGRAVVIFQPAEEGGGGGKAMVDDGLMDRFGISEVYAMHTEPGLPIGQFSTASGPLAASADGFRIRIDGKGAHGASPHVSVDPLVVGANILLALQTIVSRNVHPRQCAVVTVGWMGGGKAGNVIPQSAEMGGTTRTFDPAIRDLIERRVKEIAEHVAVAYGAGATVTYRRMYPPTVNHPLETAFAVKAAQSLVGDNAVNGFMEPLMGSEDFAFMLEARPGNIMLIGNGDGPSVHDAGFDFNDAAIPYGIAYFRALVERGMPLD; encoded by the coding sequence ATGGTTGGACCTGACGGCGATTTTGCCGATGTGGTGGCGTGGCGGCGGGATCTTCACGCCCATCCCGAATTGCAGTTCGACGTTCACAGAACGGCTGCGTTTGTCGCTGAAAAACTCGCTGAATTTGGCTGTGACGAGGTGGTGACAGGCATCGGCAAGACGGGTGTGGTCGGCGTTATTCATGGTCAGGAAAAGAGCAGCGGAAAGGTCATCGGCTTGCGGGCCGATATGGATGCCTTGCCAATTCAGGAGGAAACCGGCGCCGCATGGGCCTCGACCGTTGACGGTGTGATGCATGCCTGCGGGCATGATGGCCACACAGCCATGTTGCTGGGGGCGGCGCGCGAGCTTACCCGTAGCCGCGCCTTCAACGGTAGGGCAGTGGTGATCTTCCAGCCGGCGGAAGAAGGCGGTGGCGGCGGCAAGGCGATGGTCGACGATGGGCTGATGGACCGTTTCGGCATCAGCGAAGTTTACGCCATGCACACCGAACCCGGCCTGCCGATTGGCCAGTTTTCGACCGCCAGCGGGCCGCTTGCTGCATCTGCGGATGGTTTCAGGATCAGGATCGACGGCAAAGGCGCGCATGGCGCATCGCCGCATGTCAGTGTCGATCCGCTTGTCGTTGGCGCAAACATTCTGCTTGCGTTGCAGACCATCGTGTCCCGCAACGTCCATCCGCGCCAATGCGCCGTTGTGACCGTTGGCTGGATGGGTGGCGGCAAGGCGGGAAATGTCATTCCGCAATCGGCCGAGATGGGCGGCACGACGCGCACCTTTGACCCGGCGATCCGCGATCTCATCGAAAGACGGGTGAAGGAGATTGCCGAACATGTCGCGGTCGCTTACGGCGCTGGCGCAACCGTTACTTACAGACGCATGTATCCGCCCACCGTGAATCATCCGCTGGAAACGGCTTTTGCGGTAAAAGCAGCGCAGTCACTGGTGGGTGATAATGCGGTCAATGGCTTCATGGAACCGCTGATGGGCTCGGAAGACTTTGCCTTCATGCTGGAAGCGCGTCCCGGAAACATCATGCTGATCGGTAACGGAGACGGCCCTTCGGTTCACGATGCGGGTTTCGATTTCAACGACGCCGCCATTCCCTATGGCATTGCCTATTTTCGGGCTTTGGTCGAGCGCGGGATGCCGCTCGATTAG
- a CDS encoding NAD-dependent dehydratase has protein sequence MAGEGATLLLVGASGMVGGHVLRLALADPAVARVVAPTRRPLPPHPKLISPQVDFDQLPETADWWRANAVICTLGTTIRTAGSQDAFRRVDHDYPLAVARLAHAYGTQTYVLNSAIGADRRSSIFYNRVKGEVEDGLKTIGFRSLTLVRPGLIGGQRDEFRFGERAMTVVLKALGPLLPKKWRINPADKIARAILDAALRPAGGVHIVPASQLA, from the coding sequence ATGGCGGGTGAGGGTGCGACGCTTCTGCTTGTCGGGGCTTCGGGGATGGTCGGAGGTCATGTTCTCAGGCTGGCTTTGGCAGATCCGGCTGTTGCCCGCGTTGTCGCGCCCACGCGCCGCCCTTTGCCGCCGCACCCGAAACTCATTTCGCCGCAGGTGGATTTCGATCAGTTGCCCGAGACGGCCGACTGGTGGCGGGCAAATGCGGTCATCTGCACGCTGGGAACGACCATCAGGACGGCGGGTTCGCAGGACGCGTTCCGGCGGGTGGATCATGACTATCCGCTGGCGGTGGCGCGTCTTGCCCATGCCTACGGCACGCAGACCTATGTTCTCAATTCGGCTATCGGCGCGGACCGCCGTTCATCGATTTTCTACAACCGGGTGAAAGGCGAGGTGGAAGATGGCCTCAAGACAATCGGCTTTCGATCGCTCACTCTGGTTCGGCCGGGTCTGATCGGCGGGCAACGTGACGAGTTCCGGTTCGGTGAGCGTGCCATGACGGTGGTGTTGAAAGCTCTCGGCCCGCTGTTGCCGAAAAAGTGGCGCATCAATCCGGCCGACAAGATTGCGCGTGCCATACTCGATGCCGCGCTGCGCCCGGCGGGCGGCGTTCACATCGTACCGGCAAGCCAGTTGGCGTAA